The Rattus rattus isolate New Zealand chromosome 1, Rrattus_CSIRO_v1, whole genome shotgun sequence genome includes a region encoding these proteins:
- the Hdac10 gene encoding polyamine deacetylase HDAC10 isoform X3: MGTALVYHEDMTATRLLWDDPECEIECPERLTAALDGLRQRGLEERCQCLSACEASEEELGLVHSPEYIALVQKTQTLDKEELHTLSKQYDAVYFHPDTFHSARLAAGAALRLVDAVLTGAVHNGVALVRPPGHHSQRAAANGFCVFNNVAIAARHAKQKYGLQRILIVDWDVHHGQGIQYIFEDDPSVLYFSWHRYEHGNFWPFLPESDADTVGRGRGQGFTVNLPWNQVGMGNADYLAAFLHVLLPLAFEFDPELVLVSAGFDSAIGDPEGQMQATPECFAHLTQLLQVLAGGRICAVLEGGYHLESLAQSVCMMVQTLLGDPTPPLPGLMVPCQSALESIQSVRTAQIPHWTSLQQNVAPVLSSSTHSPEGSSLPVLADSPTCTVAEDSLSPRLDRPCHRPTPPICTAVALTVSGAALDLPPGVLHQEGSALREETEAWARLHKSQFQDDDLAALGKSLCLLDGILDGQIRSAIATTTALATAATLGVLIQRCVAHRGQRLLCVALGQLDRPLDLADNGRILWLSIRGKEADIWSMFHFSTPLPQTTGGFLSFILGLVLPLAYGFQPDMVLMALGPAHGLQNAQAALLAAMLRSPVGGRILALVEEESILQLARTLAQVLHGETPPSLGPFSMASPEEIQALMFLKAQLEPRWKLLQVAGEAHRGEGVALF, encoded by the exons ATGGGCACAGCACTTGTGTACCACGAGGACATGACAGCCACCCGACTGCTCTGGGATGA CCCCGAGTGCGAAATTGAGTGCCCAGAGCGCCTGACAGCTGCCTTGGATGGCCTGCGGCAGCGTGGCCTAGAAGAAAGGTGCCAGTGTTTGTCAGCTTGTGAGGCATCAGAGGAAGAGTTGGGACTGGTGCACAG CCCAGAATATATAGCCCTGGTGCAGAAGACCCAGACCCTGGACAAAGAGGAGCTCCACACACTGTCTAAGCAGTATGATGCTGTCTACTTCCACCCG GATACTTTTCACTCTGCACGGCTGGCAGCGGGGGCTGCACTGCGGCTGGTGGATGCTGTGCTAACAGGAGCTGTGCACAATGGTGTTGCCCTGGTGAG GCCTCCAGGGCACCATAGTCAGAGGGCGGCTGCCAATGGCTTCTGTGTGTTCAACAACGTGGCTATAGCAGCCAGACATGCCAAGCAGAAATACGGGCTGCAGAG GATTCTCATTGTCGACTGGGATGTCCACCATGGCCAGGGCATCCAGTATATCTTTGAGGATGACCCCAG TGTCCTTTATTTCTCCTGGCACCGCTATGAGCATGGAAACTTCTGGCCGTTCCTCCCAGAGTCTGATGCAGACACAGTTGGCCGAGGGCGGGGCCAAGGTTTCACTGTCAATTTGCCCTGGAACCAG GTTGGGATGGGAAATGCTGACTATTTGGCTGCCTTCCTGCATGTGCTGCTCCCGTTGGCCTTTGAG TTTGACCCTGAGCTGGTGCTGGTGTCAGCCGGATTCGACTCTGCTATTGGGGACCCTGAG GGGCAGATGCAGGCCACCCCTGAGTGCTTTGCCCATCTCACACAGCTGCTGCAGGTGCTGGCTGGTGGCCGGATTTGTGCTGTGTTGGAG GGTGGATACCACTTAGAGTCCCTAGCACAGTCAGTGTGCATGATGGTGCAGACATTGCTTGGTGACCCCACACCTCCCCTTCCTGGGCTCATGGTGCCATGTCAGAG TGCCCTGGAGTCTATCCAGAGTGTTCGGACAGCCCAGATCCCTCACTGGACAAGCCTCCAACAAA ACGTGGCCCCAGTTCTGAGTTCCAGCACCCACTCTCCTGAAGGGAGCTCTCTGCCTGTGCTTGCTGACAGTCCCACATGTACAGTAGCAGAGGATTCACTGAGCCCCCGCCTGGACAGACCGTGCCACCGCCCTACGCCCCCAATCTGCACAGCTGTTGCCTTGACTGTGTCAGGTGCTGCCCTGGACTTACCTCCTGGAGTGCTCCATCAAGAAGGGTCAGCCTTGAGGGAGGAGACCGAGGCGTGGGCCAG GCTTCACAAGTCCCAGTTTCAGGACGACGATCTTGCCGCACTGGGGAAGAGTCTGTGCCTCTTAGATGGAATCCTGGATGGGCAG ATAAGAAGTGCTATAGCAACCACAACTGCCCTTGCCACAGCAGCAACTTTGGGTGTGCTCATTCAGCGATGTGTAgcccatagaggtcagag gcttctctgtgtggccctgggacAACTGGATCGACCCCTGGACCTTGCAGACAATGGG AGAATTCTGTGGCTCAGCATCCGGGGCAAGGAGGCAGACATCTGGTCCATGTTCCACTTCTCCACTCCACTGCCACAG ACAACTGGAGGGTTTCTGAGTTTCATCTTGGGTCTGGTACTGCCCTTAGCCTATGGCTTCCAGCCTGACATGGTGTTGATGGCCCTGGGGCCCGCCCATGGCCTGCAGAATGCCCAAGCTGCTCTCTTGGCTGCAATGCTTCGGAGCCCAGTAGGGGGCCGAATTCTAGCTTTAGTGGAAGAG GAATCCATACTCCAGCTTGCAAGAACCCTGGCACAGGTATTGCATGGAGAAACACCTCCCAGTCTGGGCCCTTTCTCGATGGCATCTCCAGAGGAGATCCAGGCCCTTATGTTTCTAAAAGCTCAGCTGGAGCCTCGGTGGAAGTTGCTGCAGGTGGCTGGTGAGGCACATAGGGGCGAGGGCGTGGCCCTATTTTAG